The DNA segment CTACCTCATGCGTCAAACCAGCGAAGAGAGCGTTTTCGACTACGCCAAGACCCAGCTCGCCATCCTCAAAAGCTACGCGCCTCTCGTGAAAGACGGCGGCGTGCTCGTCTACAGCACTTGCTCCCTTTCCCGCCACGAAAACCAAGCCGTGCAAGAGCAGTTCCTCGCAGCCTACAAGGACTTCTGCCACCAGCCACTCTCGCCACGCTTCGGCTACGAGGACAAAGGGCGAGGCATCACCGTCTATCCCGAGGACCACAACGGCGACGGCCTCTACGTCGCCACCTTCCGCAAGCAATCCTAGCCGCCCTTCGAAGCCCTGCGCGAAAATAACACAGCCTTATGTTTTTTTGCGCAAGCCCGCCGCCTCGGACCTGCGAAAGCTCAGGCAGGCAACTTCGCACTTGCCAGTCGCCGCCCGTCAAACGTGAATTCCCGCCGTGTCCGAGGAGAACGATCCCAGAATCAAGCTATCCGTATTTGAAGGTCCAATGGACCTTCTGCTCTTTCTCATCCGCAAGCATGAGATCGACATCTACGACATACCTATCGAACTCGTTCTGGACCAGTATCTTGGCGTAATCAATGCCATGAAGGAAGTCAGTCTGGAAGTCGCCGGCGACTTCTTCGTCATGGCCGCCACCCTCATGGAAATCAAAAGCCGATTGCTCCTGCCCAAGCAAAAGCGCAGCGTTTCCGACGAGGACGAGGACGAAGATGCGGACATCGACCCGCGCTGGGAACTCGTGCACCAGCTCCTCGAATACAAGAAGTTCAAGGAAGCCGCCGACTCGCTCGACAAGCTCTCCGACCGAGCCGCATTGCTCAAGGAACGCGACTACAACTCTGTCAACAAGGCCGAAACGCCCCAGCGTCCCCTCAAGCCCGAGGACAAGATCTCCATCTGGAATTCCTACAACATCGTCCTCCGCCGCCTGACCGAAAAACTGGTAGTAGGCGAGATTCAGGACGACTCCGTCACCGTGGTCGACCAGATGGAAATGCTCATCAAGAAGATCCGCACCGAGCCAGTCTTCAACTTCTCGAGTCTCTTCGACGGCCATATCGGTCTGCGGACTCTGGTGACGACCTTCATCGCCATCTTGGAGCTCACCCGCTTGAAGCGCCTCAAAGTTGAGCAGGACGAGGCTTTCTGCGATTTCGTCGTAACCGGGTTGGAAGGCGGAGAGAGCCTCTCTTTCGAGGAAGAAAACGAGCTTGAACAGCCCGCCCCATAGCCCAACCTAGAAGGCGTGCGAGACGAAAGCCTAGCAAACAAACAATCTCACCTCCTCGGAATCGGCTTGGACAACCAGGACGGGCACAAACGCATCACCCGCGCCGAGAAGTTTTCCATCGTGGGCGGATCCCAGGAAACCCACGAGCGAATGACCGAAACCGTGGTAAAAACCTTCGAGGACATGAAGAGGGCCGGCAAGCACCTCGAAACCATCGAGAAAAAGCACCTGGCCGAACTCATCGAGAAGAACCGCCCCGCCGACTAATGTAAAACCGACGGACTCGCTCTCGAGCCGTCCCTACCAGCTCCGTGTCTCACCATCAGCCTGACCCCAAAAGCAGCAGCTCCCTTTCCATCGAAGACGGAGAGGGGCACGAAGTGCTAGGCGCCAAGGCGGAGGACAA comes from the Pelagicoccus enzymogenes genome and includes:
- a CDS encoding segregation and condensation protein A, with translation MSEENDPRIKLSVFEGPMDLLLFLIRKHEIDIYDIPIELVLDQYLGVINAMKEVSLEVAGDFFVMAATLMEIKSRLLLPKQKRSVSDEDEDEDADIDPRWELVHQLLEYKKFKEAADSLDKLSDRAALLKERDYNSVNKAETPQRPLKPEDKISIWNSYNIVLRRLTEKLVVGEIQDDSVTVVDQMEMLIKKIRTEPVFNFSSLFDGHIGLRTLVTTFIAILELTRLKRLKVEQDEAFCDFVVTGLEGGESLSFEEENELEQPAP